From Etheostoma cragini isolate CJK2018 chromosome 1, CSU_Ecrag_1.0, whole genome shotgun sequence, a single genomic window includes:
- the tjp1a gene encoding tight junction protein ZO-1 isoform X10 yields MKYQKYITVMQMAMGVTASNKDCLPTKRQLWVTPQDGETSPSGAPGCSEEPTGATGGAGAMAIPATSTLSLPMSQGKPSLRRIKGRIHRSKSLDSMDLLDSNSAAMEETVIWEQHTVTLHRAPGFGFGIAISGGRDNPHFQSGETSIVISDVLKGGPAEGLLQENDRVVMVNAVSMDNVEHAYAVQQLRKSGKNAKITIRRKRKVQIPVSRPGDRETMSEHEEEDSEEDDGHDHHSEHGSQSAYGGASGGTGTGTGRRHDRERSNSGRRDHSASRERSISPRSDRRSQTSSAPPRPAKVTLVKSRKNEEYGLRLASHIFVKDISPESLAARDGNIQEGDVVLKINGTVTENLSLIDAKKLIERSKGKLKMVVQRDDRATLLNIPDLDDSIPSANNSDRDDISEIHSLTSDHSNRSHGRGSRSRSPDRPEPSDLLRHSPRQISNGSHRSRDEDRISKPGAMPIVRSSDDGVLSQASDQASSRDDKLLPPLPEPKPVYAQPGQPDVDLPVSPSDAPVPSAAHDDSILRPSMKLVKFKKGESVGLRLAGGNDVGIFVAGVLEDSPAANEGLEEGDQILRVNNVDFANIIREEAVLFLLDLPKGEEVTILAQKKKDVYRRIVESDVGDSFYIRTHFEYEKESPYGLSFNKGEVFRVVDTLYNGKLGSWLAIRIGKNHQEVERGIIPNKNRAEQLSSVQYTLPKTPGGDRADFWRFRGLRSSKRNLRKSREDLSAQPVQTKFPAYERVVLREAGFLRPVVLFGPIADVAREKLAREEPDVFELARSEPRDAGTDQKSTGIIRLHTIKQIIDRDKHAVLDITPNAVDRLNYAQWYPIVVFLNPDTKQGVKTMRTRLCPESRKSARKLFERALKLRKNNHHLFTTTINLNNMNDGWFGALKETIQQQQNQLVWVSEGKADGAAEDDLDIHDDRLSYLSAPGSEYSMYSTDSRHTSDYEDTDTEGGAYTDQELDETLNDDVGPPTEPAITRSSEPVHEDPPVIQEPPGYASFQHTVQQDPLNRIDPAGFKAPVPQQKAEAAAVPSIPQQPEPLAETVPSAVDVTVKTVGGLSPDEAPAAQSQPSPNPEAGSLRRPTPELAPQSVTPEPLQSGLASSEPKMFQKDPDSTGRIGHSMKPLTYNPQQGYHPDQQPYRDYDHPPSRYDVSSTGVSSSGGGYPEPKYRNYDSNLPYQNSVPQYDQQWNPYSQPLSTANSQGYDSRLPYGDGPDSQYTPPLRYDEPPLHQGFNGRPRYGKPTGPVRYDDPPPPAPGPDLHYNQDSHLSTYPSAAHSPDPAAQRPAYNQGPTPQQKSYKPQQQDSVPVNSETGPTPPPKAEATSPSLADASKPFPTRDEQPDDPALQPQSVLTRVKMFENKRSVSVDRARDTADSSGNKAANLPLKAGGVIPKANSLSNLDQEKTFRAPGPQQPQSKVADDIVRSNHYNPDEDEDYYRKQLSYFDRLQAGPNKPQPQAQTSNNYPRMESVEKPSPVEKKYEPVPQVTPSLPPTTLPKPTPEAKAPGRDDTVQTNFLPHKSFPEKSPVNGTSEHPPKIAPPATSYNRYTPKPYTMSAKPFSRMFDSPKFNHNLLPNDKPETAPKGQSPSPVKPQIPPQSMNTDHDSGLDTFTRTLDHRSKHQHNNINAVPKAIPVSPSALDDDEDEDEGHTVVATARGIFNSNGGVLSSIETGVSIIIPQGAIPESVEQEIYFKVCRDNSILPPLDKEKGETLLSPLVMCGPHGLKFLKPVELRLPHCASMTPDGWSFALKSSDSSSGDPKSWQNKSLPGDPNYLVGANCVSVLIDHF; encoded by the exons AGTGCAGCGATGGAGGAAACGGTCATTTGGGAACAGCACACAGTGACCCTTCACAGG gccCCAGGGTTTGGGTTTGGTATTGCCATCTCAGGGGGACGAGACAACCCTCATTTCCAGAGTGGTGAGACGTCCATTGTGATATCTGATGTGCTGAAAGGAGGTCCTGCCGAGGGACTGCTACA aGAAAATGATCGCGTGGTGATGGTCAATGCCGTCTCTATGGACAACGTAGAGCATGCCTATGCAGTGCAGCAGCTACGAAAGAGTGGAAAAAATGCAAAGATA ACTATTCGTCGGAAAAGGAAAGTCCAGATTCCCGTTTCTCGGCCAGGGGACAGGGAGACAATGTCAGAGCACGAGGAAGAAGACAGTGAAGAGGATGATGGCCATGACCACCACAGTGAGCATGGTAGCCAAAGTGCCTATGGAGGAGCAAGTGGAGGCACTGGCACTGGCACTGGCAGGCGTCATGATCGTGAGCGTAGCAACAGTGGCAGGCGGGATCACAGTGCTTCGCGGGAGAGAAGCATCTCACCACGGTCTGATCGCCGATCACAAACCTCCTCTGCTCCACCCAGGCCTGCCAAGGTCACGCTTGTCAAGTCCCGCAAAAATGAAG AATATGGACTGCGGTTAGCCAGCCACATCTTTGTGAAGGACATTTCTCCTGAGAGCCTTGCTGCCAGAGATGGAAACATACAGGAGGGAGATGTTGTACTTAAG ATCAATGGCACCGTTACAGAGAACCTATCACTAATAGATGCCAAGAAGCTGATTGAGAGGTCAAAGGGCAAGTTGAAAATGGTGGTGCAGAGAGATGATCGAGCCACGCTGCTCAACATTCCCGACCTTGATGACAGCATCCCATCAGCCAATAATTCCGACAGAGATG ACATTTCAGAAATACACTCACTGACATCAGACCATTCCAATCGATCACACGGACGAGGTAGTCGATCACGTTCGCCTGACAGGCCCGAACCATCGGACCTTCTCCGTCACTCCCCGCGGCAGATCAGCAATGGCAG CCATCGAAGTCGAGATGAGGATCGCATATCTAAACCAGGGGCCATGCCTATAGTCAGAAGCTCCGATGATGGAGTCTTGTCACAGGCTAGCGACCAGGCCAGCTCAAGAGATGACAAACTGTTACCTCCGCTGCCGG AACCAAAGCCAGTTTATGCACAGCCTGGTCAGCCTGACGTGGACCTGCCTGTCAGCCCCTCTGATGCCCCTGTACCTAGCGCCGCTCATGATGACAGCATCCTCAG GCCGAGTATGAAGCTGGTCAAGTTCAAGAAGGGAGAGAGTGTTGGTCTGCGGTTAGCAGGAGGGAATGACGTGGGGATTTTTGTGGCCGGTGTTTTGGAGGACAGTCCTGCAGCCAATGAGGGCCTTGAGGAGGGAGACCAGATTCTCAGG GTGAACAACGTGGACTTTGCCAACATAATCAGGGAGGAGGCTGTGCTGTTTCTGCTGGATCTCCCAAAAGGAGAAGAAGTTACTATTTTGGctcagaagaagaaggatg TGTATCGGAGGATAGTGGAATCAGACGTGGGTGACTCCTTCTACATTAGGACACATTTTGAATATGAAAAAGAGTCACCGTATGGGCTGAGCTTCAACAAGGGTGAGGTGTTCCGTGTAGTCGACACGCTCTACAACGGCAAATTAGGATCCTGGCTCGCTATCCGTATTGGCAAGAACCATCAAGAAGTGGAAAGAGGCATCATTCCCAACAAGAACAG aGCTGAGCAGCTATCCAGTGTGCAGTACACCCTCCCCAAAACACCAGGGGGCGACAGAGCGGACTTCTGGAGATTCCGAGGACTGCGGAGCTCAAAGAGGAATTTGCGGAAGAGCAGGGAAGACCTGTCAGCCCAGCCAGTTCAGACCAAGTTCCCTGCCTATGAGAGGGTGGTTCTGAGGGAAG CTGGGTTCCTGAGGCCTGTGGTTCTCTTTGGGCCGATAGCAGATGTGGCCAGAGAAAAACTGGCCAGGGAGGAGCCAGACGTTTTTGAGCTAGCAA GGAGTGAACCCAGAGATGCAGGAACCGACCAGAAAAGCACTGGCATCATTCGCCTTCACACCATCAAACAGATCATTGACCGG GACAAGCATGCAGTGCTGGACATCACCCCTAATGCAGTGGACCGTCTGAACTACGCTCAGTGGTATCCAATTGTGGTGTTTCTCAACCCAGACACAAAGCAGGGCGTCAAGACCATGAGGACCCGCCTTTGTCCCGAGTCTAGGAAGAGTGCCAGGAAGCTTTTTGAACGAGCCCTCAAATTACGCAAGAACAACCACCACCTCTTTACCA CAACTATTAACTTAAACAACATGAATGATGGTTGGTTTGGAGCACTAAAAGAGACAATCCAACAGCAGCAGAACCAGCTGGTTTGGGTTTCAGAGGGCAag GCTGACGGGGCAGCTGAGGATGACCTGGACATCCACGACGACCGCCTGTCCTACCTGTCGGCGCCAGGCAGTGAGTATTCTATGTACAGCACTGACAGCCGCCACACCTCCGACTACGAGGACACGGACACAGAGGGTGGAGCCTACACCGACCAGGAGCTGGATGAAACGCTGAATGATGACGTGGGTCCACCCACGGAGCCTGCCATCACTCGCTCGTCTGAGCCTGTCCATGAGGACCCGCCTGTCATCCAGGAGCCCCCTGGCTACGCTAGCTTCCAGCACACAGTGCAGCAGGACCCCCTGAACCGCATCGACCCGGCTGGATTCAAGGCACCAGTGCCGCAGCAG AAAGCAGAGGCCGCTGCCGTCCCTAGCATCCCTCAGCAGCCTGAGCCCCTGGCTGAGACAGTGCCCTCTGCTGTCGACGTTACTGTAAAAACTGTAGGGGGTCTGAGCCCTGACGAGGCTCCTGCAGCTCAAAGCCAGCCAAGCCCCAACCCAGAGGCTGGCTCACTTAGGAGGCCCACCCCTGAGCTAGCACCTCAGAGCGTCACACCAGAACCTCTACAGTCTGGACTGGCCAGTTCAGAACCAAAG ATGTTTCAGAAGGATCCAGACAGCACTGGGAGAATCGGTCACAGCATGAAGCCTTTGACTTACAACCCGCAACAGGGATATCACCCTGACCAGCAGCCATACAGAGATTACGACCACCCACCTAGTCGGTATGATGTCAGCAGCACTGGAGTCAGCAGCAGCGGTGGTGGTTACCCAGAACCAAAGTACCGAAACTATGACTCTAACCTGCCCTACCAGAACAGTGTGCCTCAGTACGACCAACAGTGGAATCCCTACAGCCAACCGCTGTCTACTGCCAACTCCCAGGGCTACGATTCCCGTTTGCCATACGGCGATGGCCCTGATTCCCAGTACACCCCTCCTCTCCGCTATGACGAGCCCCCACTTCATCAGGGATTCAACGGAAGGCCTCGCTACGGTAAACCAACAGGGCCTGTCCGTTATGatgatcctcctcctcctgctccaggGCCTGACCTACATTACAACCAAGATTCTCACTTGAGCACGTACCCTTCAGCTGCCCACTCCCCAGACCCTGCTGCTCAGCGGCCTGCCTACAACCAGGGTCCAACACCGCAACAAAAGAGCTACAAACCTCAGCAGCAGGACTCTGTTCCTGTGAACTCTGAAACCGGCCCCACACCACCTCCCAAAGCAGAGGCAACCTCACCTTCCCTCGCAGATGCTTCAAAACCTTTCCCTACCAGAGATGAGCAACCGGATGACCCCGCCCTGCAGCCACAGTCAGTCCTGACAAGGGTCAAGATGTTTGAAAACAAACGCTCTGTGTCCGTGGATAGAGCCAGAGATACGGCGGATTCTTCTGGAAACAAG GCCGCCAATTTACCTTTGAAAGCAGGTGGAGTAATCCCTAAAGCAAATTCTCTGAGCAACCTGGATCAAGAGAAGACTTTTAG AGCCCCAGGGCCTCAGCAGCCTCAGTCCAAGGTAGCTGATGACATTGTGCGCTCCAACCATTACAACCCTGATGAGGACGAGGACTACTACAGGAAACAGCTGTCTTACTTTGATAGGCTCCAAGCTGGTCCCAACAAACCCCAGCCACAAGCACAAACAAGTAACAACTACCCAAG GATGGAGTCGGTGGAGAAACCAAGTCCAGTGGAGAAAAAATATGAACCAGTTCCCCAGGTGACACCTTCTCTTCCACCAACCACACTGCCCAAACCCACACCTGAAg CCAAAGCTCCGGGCCGAGACGACACTGTCCAGACCAACTTCCTGCCTCACAAGAGTTTCCCTGAGAAGTCTCCGGTTAATGGCACTAGTGAACATCCTCCAAAAATAGCTCCACCAGCAACCAGCTACAACCGCTACACGCCCAAGCCCTACACCATGTCTGCCAAGCCGTTTTCACGCATGTTTGACAGTCCTAAATTCAACCACAACCTTCTGCCCAATGACAAGCCTGAGACTGCTCCAAAG GGCCAGAGCCCCAGCCCAGTGAAGCCTCAGATTCCCCCGCAGTCCATGAACACAGACCATGACAGTGGTCTGGATACTTTCACACGCACTCTGGACCACCGCTCCAAACACCAGCACAACAACATCAACGCTGTTCCTAAGGCCATCCCTGTGAG CCCCAGTGCCctggatgatgatgaagatgaggatgagGGCCACACTGTGGTTGCAACCGCTCGAGGTATATTCAACTCGAACGGTGGCGTCCTGAGCTCCATCGAGACAGGTGTCAGCATAATTATCCCACAGGGTGCCATCCCTGAAAGTGTGGAGCAGGAGATCTACTTTAAAGTCTGCAGAGACAACAGCATCCTGCCGCCACTCGACAAGGAGAAAG gaGAGACCCTGCTCAGCCCTCTGGTGATGTGTGGACCTCATGGCCTCAAGTTTTTGAAGCCGGTGGAGCTGCGCTTACCTCACTGTGCGTCTATGACCCCTGATGGTTGGTCTTTTGCTCTAAAATCCTCCGACTCCTCGTCGG GTGACCCAAAAAGCTGGCAGAACAAGTCTCTTCCCGGAGACCCCAACTACCTGGTGGGAGCCAACTGTGTTTCTGTGCTCATTGACCACTTTTAA
- the tjp1a gene encoding tight junction protein ZO-1 isoform X4: MKYQKYITVMQMAMGVTASNKDCLPTKRQLWVTPQDGETSPSGAPGCSEEPTGATGGAGAMAIPATSTLSLPMSQGKPSLRRIKGRIHRSKSLDSMDLLDSNSAAMEETVIWEQHTVTLHRAPGFGFGIAISGGRDNPHFQSGETSIVISDVLKGGPAEGLLQENDRVVMVNAVSMDNVEHAYAVQQLRKSGKNAKITIRRKRKVQIPVSRPGDRETMSEHEEEDSEEDDGHDHHSEHGSQSAYGGASGGTGTGTGRRHDRERSNSGRRDHSASRERSISPRSDRRSQTSSAPPRPAKVTLVKSRKNEVEYGLRLASHIFVKDISPESLAARDGNIQEGDVVLKINGTVTENLSLIDAKKLIERSKGKLKMVVQRDDRATLLNIPDLDDSIPSANNSDRDDISEIHSLTSDHSNRSHGRGSRSRSPDRPEPSDLLRHSPRQISNGSWSFQMRAGSLFHRLLPIHRSRDEDRISKPGAMPIVRSSDDGVLSQASDQASSRDDKLLPPLPEPKPVYAQPGQPDVDLPVSPSDAPVPSAAHDDSILRPSMKLVKFKKGESVGLRLAGGNDVGIFVAGVLEDSPAANEGLEEGDQILRVNNVDFANIIREEAVLFLLDLPKGEEVTILAQKKKDVYRRIVESDVGDSFYIRTHFEYEKESPYGLSFNKGEVFRVVDTLYNGKLGSWLAIRIGKNHQEVERGIIPNKNRAEQLSSVQYTLPKTPGGDRADFWRFRGLRSSKRNLRKSREDLSAQPVQTKFPAYERVVLREAGFLRPVVLFGPIADVAREKLAREEPDVFELAKTQQQHGGERSEPRDAGTDQKSTGIIRLHTIKQIIDRDKHAVLDITPNAVDRLNYAQWYPIVVFLNPDTKQGVKTMRTRLCPESRKSARKLFERALKLRKNNHHLFTTTINLNNMNDGWFGALKETIQQQQNQLVWVSEGKADGAAEDDLDIHDDRLSYLSAPGSEYSMYSTDSRHTSDYEDTDTEGGAYTDQELDETLNDDVGPPTEPAITRSSEPVHEDPPVIQEPPGYASFQHTVQQDPLNRIDPAGFKAPVPQQKAEAAAVPSIPQQPEPLAETVPSAVDVTVKTVGGLSPDEAPAAQSQPSPNPEAGSLRRPTPELAPQSVTPEPLQSGLASSEPKMFQKDPDSTGRIGHSMKPLTYNPQQGYHPDQQPYRDYDHPPSRYDVSSTGVSSSGGGYPEPKYRNYDSNLPYQNSVPQYDQQWNPYSQPLSTANSQGYDSRLPYGDGPDSQYTPPLRYDEPPLHQGFNGRPRYGKPTGPVRYDDPPPPAPGPDLHYNQDSHLSTYPSAAHSPDPAAQRPAYNQGPTPQQKSYKPQQQDSVPVNSETGPTPPPKAEATSPSLADASKPFPTRDEQPDDPALQPQSVLTRVKMFENKRSVSVDRARDTADSSGNKAANLPLKAGGVIPKANSLSNLDQEKTFRAPGPQQPQSKVADDIVRSNHYNPDEDEDYYRKQLSYFDRLQAGPNKPQPQAQTSNNYPRMESVEKPSPVEKKYEPVPQVTPSLPPTTLPKPTPEAKAPGRDDTVQTNFLPHKSFPEKSPVNGTSEHPPKIAPPATSYNRYTPKPYTMSAKPFSRMFDSPKFNHNLLPNDKPETAPKGQSPSPVKPQIPPQSMNTDHDSGLDTFTRTLDHRSKHQHNNINAVPKAIPVSPSALDDDEDEDEGHTVVATARGIFNSNGGVLSSIETGVSIIIPQGAIPESVEQEIYFKVCRDNSILPPLDKEKGETLLSPLVMCGPHGLKFLKPVELRLPHCASMTPDGDPKSWQNKSLPGDPNYLVGANCVSVLIDHF, translated from the exons AGTGCAGCGATGGAGGAAACGGTCATTTGGGAACAGCACACAGTGACCCTTCACAGG gccCCAGGGTTTGGGTTTGGTATTGCCATCTCAGGGGGACGAGACAACCCTCATTTCCAGAGTGGTGAGACGTCCATTGTGATATCTGATGTGCTGAAAGGAGGTCCTGCCGAGGGACTGCTACA aGAAAATGATCGCGTGGTGATGGTCAATGCCGTCTCTATGGACAACGTAGAGCATGCCTATGCAGTGCAGCAGCTACGAAAGAGTGGAAAAAATGCAAAGATA ACTATTCGTCGGAAAAGGAAAGTCCAGATTCCCGTTTCTCGGCCAGGGGACAGGGAGACAATGTCAGAGCACGAGGAAGAAGACAGTGAAGAGGATGATGGCCATGACCACCACAGTGAGCATGGTAGCCAAAGTGCCTATGGAGGAGCAAGTGGAGGCACTGGCACTGGCACTGGCAGGCGTCATGATCGTGAGCGTAGCAACAGTGGCAGGCGGGATCACAGTGCTTCGCGGGAGAGAAGCATCTCACCACGGTCTGATCGCCGATCACAAACCTCCTCTGCTCCACCCAGGCCTGCCAAGGTCACGCTTGTCAAGTCCCGCAAAAATGAAG TAGAATATGGACTGCGGTTAGCCAGCCACATCTTTGTGAAGGACATTTCTCCTGAGAGCCTTGCTGCCAGAGATGGAAACATACAGGAGGGAGATGTTGTACTTAAG ATCAATGGCACCGTTACAGAGAACCTATCACTAATAGATGCCAAGAAGCTGATTGAGAGGTCAAAGGGCAAGTTGAAAATGGTGGTGCAGAGAGATGATCGAGCCACGCTGCTCAACATTCCCGACCTTGATGACAGCATCCCATCAGCCAATAATTCCGACAGAGATG ACATTTCAGAAATACACTCACTGACATCAGACCATTCCAATCGATCACACGGACGAGGTAGTCGATCACGTTCGCCTGACAGGCCCGAACCATCGGACCTTCTCCGTCACTCCCCGCGGCAGATCAGCAATGGCAG TTGGAGCTTTCA GATGAGGGCAGGTTCACTGTTTCACAGATTACTTCCAAT CCATCGAAGTCGAGATGAGGATCGCATATCTAAACCAGGGGCCATGCCTATAGTCAGAAGCTCCGATGATGGAGTCTTGTCACAGGCTAGCGACCAGGCCAGCTCAAGAGATGACAAACTGTTACCTCCGCTGCCGG AACCAAAGCCAGTTTATGCACAGCCTGGTCAGCCTGACGTGGACCTGCCTGTCAGCCCCTCTGATGCCCCTGTACCTAGCGCCGCTCATGATGACAGCATCCTCAG GCCGAGTATGAAGCTGGTCAAGTTCAAGAAGGGAGAGAGTGTTGGTCTGCGGTTAGCAGGAGGGAATGACGTGGGGATTTTTGTGGCCGGTGTTTTGGAGGACAGTCCTGCAGCCAATGAGGGCCTTGAGGAGGGAGACCAGATTCTCAGG GTGAACAACGTGGACTTTGCCAACATAATCAGGGAGGAGGCTGTGCTGTTTCTGCTGGATCTCCCAAAAGGAGAAGAAGTTACTATTTTGGctcagaagaagaaggatg TGTATCGGAGGATAGTGGAATCAGACGTGGGTGACTCCTTCTACATTAGGACACATTTTGAATATGAAAAAGAGTCACCGTATGGGCTGAGCTTCAACAAGGGTGAGGTGTTCCGTGTAGTCGACACGCTCTACAACGGCAAATTAGGATCCTGGCTCGCTATCCGTATTGGCAAGAACCATCAAGAAGTGGAAAGAGGCATCATTCCCAACAAGAACAG aGCTGAGCAGCTATCCAGTGTGCAGTACACCCTCCCCAAAACACCAGGGGGCGACAGAGCGGACTTCTGGAGATTCCGAGGACTGCGGAGCTCAAAGAGGAATTTGCGGAAGAGCAGGGAAGACCTGTCAGCCCAGCCAGTTCAGACCAAGTTCCCTGCCTATGAGAGGGTGGTTCTGAGGGAAG CTGGGTTCCTGAGGCCTGTGGTTCTCTTTGGGCCGATAGCAGATGTGGCCAGAGAAAAACTGGCCAGGGAGGAGCCAGACGTTTTTGAGCTAGCAA aaacacagcaacaacacgGCGGGGAAA GGAGTGAACCCAGAGATGCAGGAACCGACCAGAAAAGCACTGGCATCATTCGCCTTCACACCATCAAACAGATCATTGACCGG GACAAGCATGCAGTGCTGGACATCACCCCTAATGCAGTGGACCGTCTGAACTACGCTCAGTGGTATCCAATTGTGGTGTTTCTCAACCCAGACACAAAGCAGGGCGTCAAGACCATGAGGACCCGCCTTTGTCCCGAGTCTAGGAAGAGTGCCAGGAAGCTTTTTGAACGAGCCCTCAAATTACGCAAGAACAACCACCACCTCTTTACCA CAACTATTAACTTAAACAACATGAATGATGGTTGGTTTGGAGCACTAAAAGAGACAATCCAACAGCAGCAGAACCAGCTGGTTTGGGTTTCAGAGGGCAag GCTGACGGGGCAGCTGAGGATGACCTGGACATCCACGACGACCGCCTGTCCTACCTGTCGGCGCCAGGCAGTGAGTATTCTATGTACAGCACTGACAGCCGCCACACCTCCGACTACGAGGACACGGACACAGAGGGTGGAGCCTACACCGACCAGGAGCTGGATGAAACGCTGAATGATGACGTGGGTCCACCCACGGAGCCTGCCATCACTCGCTCGTCTGAGCCTGTCCATGAGGACCCGCCTGTCATCCAGGAGCCCCCTGGCTACGCTAGCTTCCAGCACACAGTGCAGCAGGACCCCCTGAACCGCATCGACCCGGCTGGATTCAAGGCACCAGTGCCGCAGCAG AAAGCAGAGGCCGCTGCCGTCCCTAGCATCCCTCAGCAGCCTGAGCCCCTGGCTGAGACAGTGCCCTCTGCTGTCGACGTTACTGTAAAAACTGTAGGGGGTCTGAGCCCTGACGAGGCTCCTGCAGCTCAAAGCCAGCCAAGCCCCAACCCAGAGGCTGGCTCACTTAGGAGGCCCACCCCTGAGCTAGCACCTCAGAGCGTCACACCAGAACCTCTACAGTCTGGACTGGCCAGTTCAGAACCAAAG ATGTTTCAGAAGGATCCAGACAGCACTGGGAGAATCGGTCACAGCATGAAGCCTTTGACTTACAACCCGCAACAGGGATATCACCCTGACCAGCAGCCATACAGAGATTACGACCACCCACCTAGTCGGTATGATGTCAGCAGCACTGGAGTCAGCAGCAGCGGTGGTGGTTACCCAGAACCAAAGTACCGAAACTATGACTCTAACCTGCCCTACCAGAACAGTGTGCCTCAGTACGACCAACAGTGGAATCCCTACAGCCAACCGCTGTCTACTGCCAACTCCCAGGGCTACGATTCCCGTTTGCCATACGGCGATGGCCCTGATTCCCAGTACACCCCTCCTCTCCGCTATGACGAGCCCCCACTTCATCAGGGATTCAACGGAAGGCCTCGCTACGGTAAACCAACAGGGCCTGTCCGTTATGatgatcctcctcctcctgctccaggGCCTGACCTACATTACAACCAAGATTCTCACTTGAGCACGTACCCTTCAGCTGCCCACTCCCCAGACCCTGCTGCTCAGCGGCCTGCCTACAACCAGGGTCCAACACCGCAACAAAAGAGCTACAAACCTCAGCAGCAGGACTCTGTTCCTGTGAACTCTGAAACCGGCCCCACACCACCTCCCAAAGCAGAGGCAACCTCACCTTCCCTCGCAGATGCTTCAAAACCTTTCCCTACCAGAGATGAGCAACCGGATGACCCCGCCCTGCAGCCACAGTCAGTCCTGACAAGGGTCAAGATGTTTGAAAACAAACGCTCTGTGTCCGTGGATAGAGCCAGAGATACGGCGGATTCTTCTGGAAACAAG GCCGCCAATTTACCTTTGAAAGCAGGTGGAGTAATCCCTAAAGCAAATTCTCTGAGCAACCTGGATCAAGAGAAGACTTTTAG AGCCCCAGGGCCTCAGCAGCCTCAGTCCAAGGTAGCTGATGACATTGTGCGCTCCAACCATTACAACCCTGATGAGGACGAGGACTACTACAGGAAACAGCTGTCTTACTTTGATAGGCTCCAAGCTGGTCCCAACAAACCCCAGCCACAAGCACAAACAAGTAACAACTACCCAAG GATGGAGTCGGTGGAGAAACCAAGTCCAGTGGAGAAAAAATATGAACCAGTTCCCCAGGTGACACCTTCTCTTCCACCAACCACACTGCCCAAACCCACACCTGAAg CCAAAGCTCCGGGCCGAGACGACACTGTCCAGACCAACTTCCTGCCTCACAAGAGTTTCCCTGAGAAGTCTCCGGTTAATGGCACTAGTGAACATCCTCCAAAAATAGCTCCACCAGCAACCAGCTACAACCGCTACACGCCCAAGCCCTACACCATGTCTGCCAAGCCGTTTTCACGCATGTTTGACAGTCCTAAATTCAACCACAACCTTCTGCCCAATGACAAGCCTGAGACTGCTCCAAAG GGCCAGAGCCCCAGCCCAGTGAAGCCTCAGATTCCCCCGCAGTCCATGAACACAGACCATGACAGTGGTCTGGATACTTTCACACGCACTCTGGACCACCGCTCCAAACACCAGCACAACAACATCAACGCTGTTCCTAAGGCCATCCCTGTGAG CCCCAGTGCCctggatgatgatgaagatgaggatgagGGCCACACTGTGGTTGCAACCGCTCGAGGTATATTCAACTCGAACGGTGGCGTCCTGAGCTCCATCGAGACAGGTGTCAGCATAATTATCCCACAGGGTGCCATCCCTGAAAGTGTGGAGCAGGAGATCTACTTTAAAGTCTGCAGAGACAACAGCATCCTGCCGCCACTCGACAAGGAGAAAG gaGAGACCCTGCTCAGCCCTCTGGTGATGTGTGGACCTCATGGCCTCAAGTTTTTGAAGCCGGTGGAGCTGCGCTTACCTCACTGTGCGTCTATGACCCCTGATG GTGACCCAAAAAGCTGGCAGAACAAGTCTCTTCCCGGAGACCCCAACTACCTGGTGGGAGCCAACTGTGTTTCTGTGCTCATTGACCACTTTTAA